Proteins from a single region of Urocitellus parryii isolate mUroPar1 chromosome 4, mUroPar1.hap1, whole genome shotgun sequence:
- the Ndufb6 gene encoding NADH dehydrogenase [ubiquinone] 1 beta subcomplex subunit 6, protein MTGYTPDEKLRLQQLRELRRRWLKDQELSPREPVLPAQRMWPMEAFWNKFLQDRAPWKNVIYKVYRTSIFAVTCVLIPTWIVHYYVKYHVSKKPYAIVERKPRIFPGDTILETGEVIPPMKEYPDQHH, encoded by the exons ATGACGGGGTACACGCCGGATGAAAAACTGCGGCTCCAGCAGTTGCGAGAGCTGAGGAGGCGATGGCTGAAGGACCAGGAGCTGAGCCCCCGGGAGCCTGTCCTACCTGCCCAGAGAATGTGGCCTATGGAGGCATTCTGGAATAAGTTTTTGCAGGATAGGGCCCCTTGGAAGAATGTG atCTATAAGGTATACAGGACCAGTATCTTTGCTGTTACTTGTGTACTTATACCCACCTGGATTGTTCATTATTACGTCAAGTATCATGTGTCT AAAAAACCATATGCCATTGTTGAAAGGAAGCCCAGAATCTTCCCA GGTGATACAATTCTGGAGACTGGAGAAGTAATTCCACCAATGAAAGAATATCCTGATCAACATCACTGA